A region from the Caldilineales bacterium genome encodes:
- a CDS encoding DUF1697 domain-containing protein, with the protein MPRLFAFLRAINVGGHTVKMDHLRHLFESLGLGAVETFIASGNVVFETDETDLQALERTLERHLAASLGYQVATFIRTEAELLDIAAFQPFPPADLEQAVAYNVAFLHDPLNEAATDKLMALRTEIDDFCAHGREVYWLCRQKQSESTFSNAVLEKTIGQPSTLRGMKTVRNMVERWG; encoded by the coding sequence ATGCCAAGACTTTTCGCCTTTCTGCGCGCCATCAACGTCGGCGGCCACACCGTCAAGATGGATCATCTGCGCCATCTGTTCGAGTCCCTTGGCCTGGGTGCAGTCGAGACCTTCATCGCCAGCGGCAATGTCGTGTTCGAGACCGACGAGACTGATTTGCAGGCGCTCGAGCGCACGCTCGAACGGCATCTGGCTGCGTCGCTCGGCTACCAGGTCGCCACGTTCATTCGCACCGAGGCCGAACTACTGGACATCGCCGCTTTCCAGCCCTTCCCACCCGCCGATCTCGAACAGGCTGTGGCCTACAATGTCGCCTTTCTCCACGACCCCCTGAACGAGGCGGCAACGGACAAGCTCATGGCCCTGAGAACTGAGATCGACGATTTCTGCGCCCACGGCCGCGAGGTGTACTGGCTCTGCCGCCAAAAACAGAGCGAATCGACCTTCTCCAACGCCGTGCTGGAGAAGACCATCGGCCAACCGTCCACTCTGCGCGGGATGAAGACCGTCAGGAACATGGTGGAGAGGTGGGGGTGA